From Spirosoma aerolatum, one genomic window encodes:
- the smpB gene encoding SsrA-binding protein SmpB, which yields MASASIVKQVDIRNRRASFEYSFLETYTAGIVLTGTEIKSIRQGKVNLQDAYCLIHNDELFIRQMSISVYTEGTYYNHEPLRDRKLLLTKREIKRLTEKLKDQGLTIVPVRLFTNERGFAKVEIALAKGKKLFDKRESIKERDVTRDLQQERY from the coding sequence ATGGCATCTGCTTCAATTGTTAAACAGGTTGATATCCGAAACCGTCGGGCTTCGTTCGAGTATTCGTTTTTAGAAACCTATACGGCGGGTATTGTCCTGACAGGTACCGAGATAAAATCCATTCGACAGGGCAAGGTCAATTTGCAGGACGCCTATTGCCTGATTCATAACGACGAGCTGTTTATCCGGCAGATGAGCATTTCGGTCTACACAGAAGGTACATACTATAACCATGAACCCCTCCGTGACCGTAAATTATTACTAACAAAGCGGGAAATAAAACGGCTTACCGAAAAACTGAAAGATCAGGGACTGACTATCGTGCCGGTTCGTTTGTTCACCAATGAGCGGGGGTTTGCTAAGGTCGAAATCGCTCTAGCGAAGGGTAAAAAACTTTTCGATAAACGTGAAAGTATCAAAGAACGCGACGTAACGCGGGATTTGCAGCAGGAGCGGTATTGA
- a CDS encoding HNH endonuclease: protein MGRKVLVLNQDYSALSICSVPKAFLLVYLDKAELVAESEQFTLRTVSAEFPMPSVIRLHRYVNLPYKGVMLTRQNIFKRDGNHCQYCGTTEDLTLDHVMPKSRGGKTSWDNLTTACKRCNSRKGDYTPDEANMKLRQKPFKPTFLVFLREFSGSIEQSWMPFLAKKEKAFQ, encoded by the coding sequence ATGGGTAGGAAAGTATTAGTCTTAAATCAAGATTACAGTGCTCTCAGCATTTGCTCCGTTCCCAAGGCATTTTTGCTGGTTTATTTAGACAAAGCTGAACTTGTTGCCGAATCTGAGCAGTTCACCCTGCGAACTGTCTCCGCTGAGTTCCCAATGCCGTCCGTTATCCGGCTTCACCGATATGTCAATCTGCCTTACAAAGGCGTCATGCTCACCCGCCAGAATATCTTCAAGCGAGATGGCAATCATTGTCAGTACTGCGGTACCACTGAAGACCTGACGCTGGATCATGTAATGCCTAAGTCGAGGGGAGGGAAAACGAGTTGGGACAACCTCACTACCGCCTGTAAACGTTGTAACTCGAGGAAAGGTGACTACACGCCTGATGAAGCTAACATGAAACTGCGCCAGAAACCGTTCAAACCTACGTTTCTGGTTTTTTTACGCGAATTTTCTGGCTCTATTGAACAAAGTTGGATGCCTTTCTTAGCGAAAAAAGAGAAGGCGTTCCAATAA
- the rpsA gene encoding 30S ribosomal protein S1 — translation MSKTQQRELPAFDWDRADNKGFGSGYSDAERNRMMELYDNTLSEVKEKEVVMGTVVGITDREVLLNIGFKSDGLVPASEFRDMPDLKMGDEIEVYVENQEDPNGQLVLSRKKAKVITAWQKIQRALDEDLVIDGFVKRRTKGGLIVDIYSVEAFLPGSQIDVKPIRDFDIFVGKKMEVKVVKINYANDNVVVSHKVLIEKDLEAQRAQILNNLEKGQVLEGVIKNMTNFGVFIDLGGVDGLLHITDISWGRISHPSEVLHLDQKVNVVVLDFDEDKKRISLGMKQLQAHPWDALAEDIQVGSKVKGKIVNVADYGAFLEIMPGVEGLIHVSEMSWSQHLRNPQEFLKVGDEVEAVVLTLDRADRKMSLGIKQLTEDPWTRPELRTKYAVGTKHKGVVRNLTNFGLFLELEEGIDGLVHVSDLSWTKKIKHPSDFIKVGDELEVVVLELDVDNRRLALGHKQLEENPWDTFETVFAVGTIHRCTILSKNDKMATLELPYGIEGFSSLKNLAKEDGTFAEVGETLDFKVTEFSKEEKRIMLSHTKAWQEKNEPVKEPKAPKASASKAGSTSAPERGATLGDLDALAALKEQMEGRN, via the coding sequence ATGAGCAAAACGCAGCAACGCGAACTGCCGGCATTTGATTGGGACCGCGCAGACAACAAAGGGTTTGGGAGTGGCTATTCGGATGCCGAGCGCAACCGGATGATGGAACTGTACGACAATACCCTGTCGGAAGTTAAAGAAAAAGAAGTAGTAATGGGAACCGTCGTTGGGATAACGGACCGGGAAGTATTACTCAACATTGGATTTAAGTCGGATGGCTTGGTGCCTGCTTCAGAATTCCGGGATATGCCCGACCTGAAGATGGGTGATGAAATTGAAGTTTACGTAGAAAATCAGGAAGACCCGAATGGCCAGTTGGTACTCTCGCGCAAGAAAGCGAAAGTCATTACCGCATGGCAGAAAATTCAGCGTGCGCTCGACGAAGACCTCGTAATCGATGGTTTCGTAAAACGCCGGACCAAAGGTGGTCTGATTGTCGATATTTATAGTGTAGAAGCGTTCTTGCCAGGTTCGCAAATCGATGTGAAGCCAATTCGTGACTTCGACATCTTTGTGGGCAAGAAAATGGAGGTTAAAGTTGTTAAGATCAACTATGCAAACGATAACGTAGTCGTTTCGCACAAAGTCCTGATCGAAAAAGACCTCGAAGCACAACGTGCTCAAATCCTGAACAACCTCGAAAAAGGTCAGGTACTCGAAGGCGTTATCAAGAACATGACCAACTTCGGTGTATTCATCGATCTGGGTGGCGTCGATGGTCTGTTGCACATCACAGATATTTCTTGGGGCCGCATCAGCCATCCATCGGAAGTACTTCACCTCGACCAGAAAGTCAACGTGGTGGTTCTGGACTTCGACGAAGACAAAAAGCGGATTTCGCTGGGTATGAAGCAACTTCAGGCTCACCCATGGGACGCTCTGGCCGAAGATATCCAGGTTGGCTCGAAAGTAAAAGGCAAAATCGTGAATGTCGCCGATTACGGTGCATTCCTCGAAATCATGCCAGGTGTAGAAGGTCTGATCCACGTATCGGAAATGTCATGGTCGCAGCACCTGCGTAACCCACAGGAGTTCCTGAAAGTGGGCGACGAAGTAGAGGCTGTTGTACTGACGCTCGATCGGGCTGATCGCAAAATGTCGTTAGGCATTAAACAACTGACCGAAGATCCCTGGACTCGTCCAGAATTGCGTACAAAATACGCCGTCGGAACGAAGCACAAAGGGGTGGTCCGTAACCTAACTAATTTCGGTCTATTCCTTGAACTAGAAGAAGGTATCGATGGTCTGGTCCACGTATCTGACCTGTCGTGGACGAAGAAGATCAAACATCCTTCAGACTTCATCAAGGTTGGTGACGAACTCGAAGTAGTGGTACTGGAACTGGATGTTGATAACCGTCGTCTGGCCCTGGGTCACAAGCAACTTGAAGAGAACCCATGGGATACGTTCGAAACCGTATTTGCAGTAGGTACGATTCATCGTTGCACCATCCTGAGCAAAAACGATAAGATGGCCACTCTTGAACTGCCATACGGTATCGAAGGCTTCTCATCGCTGAAGAATCTGGCGAAAGAAGATGGAACGTTTGCTGAAGTTGGTGAAACGCTCGATTTCAAAGTAACCGAATTCTCGAAAGAAGAGAAGCGTATCATGCTGTCGCACACGAAAGCATGGCAGGAGAAAAACGAGCCTGTTAAAGAACCAAAAGCACCAAAAGCTTCTGCTTCGAAAGCAGGTTCAACGTCAGCTCCTGAGCGTGGTGCTACCCTGGGCGACCTTGATGCACTGGCAGCGCTGAAAGAACAAATGGAAGGCCGTAACTAA
- a CDS encoding c-type cytochrome, whose translation MSRLYKLGGALILTLMLLVSNSQLRAQDAAPAGGADVEKGKTLFTNNCAQCHAVTDEKVVGPGLKGVESRTPGKDWLHKWIRNSSALIASGDQYANQVFNANGKVQMSSFPSLTDADIDGILAYIDQANTAPEGQTAKPGENPVGQQGGGTTSGPSELFTFVLVALLIVMLLVLGVLLAIVSILSKAVAPATVEGVEVPSNFGQRLKTGLSNAFNNPTLRTIVIWLFLLVVAKETIDGAYGVGIQQGYAPKQPIAYSHKLHAGQYKIDCNYCHTGAQKGKNATIPAANICMNCHGVIKKESPEIQKIYTAIEENRPIEWVRVHNLPDLAYFNHAQHVNVGNVACQTCHGEIEKMEVVEARSSLTMGWCIDCHRRTDVNTKDNAYYDKLVALHRKESKEPLKVANIGGLECSKCHY comes from the coding sequence ATGAGTCGTTTATACAAGCTTGGCGGGGCCCTGATCCTAACGCTCATGCTATTGGTTTCCAATAGTCAGTTGAGAGCACAGGACGCTGCACCTGCTGGTGGTGCTGATGTTGAAAAAGGGAAGACCTTATTTACAAACAACTGCGCTCAGTGTCACGCGGTGACAGACGAGAAAGTTGTAGGCCCTGGTCTTAAAGGTGTAGAGTCTCGTACCCCTGGTAAAGATTGGTTACACAAGTGGATTCGGAATTCATCAGCTCTGATTGCTTCGGGTGACCAGTATGCCAATCAGGTCTTCAACGCCAATGGTAAAGTGCAGATGTCGAGCTTCCCCAGCTTAACCGATGCCGATATCGATGGTATCTTAGCCTACATTGATCAGGCTAACACAGCTCCTGAAGGTCAAACAGCAAAGCCAGGCGAAAATCCAGTAGGTCAGCAGGGAGGTGGTACAACAAGTGGCCCCTCAGAACTATTCACGTTTGTACTGGTTGCCTTGTTGATCGTTATGCTCCTTGTGCTTGGTGTTCTGCTGGCCATTGTAAGCATTCTGTCGAAAGCAGTAGCACCAGCTACAGTTGAAGGGGTAGAAGTGCCTTCGAACTTCGGCCAACGGTTGAAGACAGGTCTGTCGAACGCGTTCAACAATCCTACGCTTCGTACAATCGTCATCTGGTTGTTTTTGTTAGTGGTTGCTAAAGAAACCATCGATGGTGCTTATGGCGTAGGTATTCAGCAAGGTTATGCGCCGAAACAACCTATTGCGTATTCGCATAAACTGCACGCTGGTCAGTACAAAATTGATTGTAACTACTGCCACACGGGTGCACAAAAAGGTAAGAACGCTACCATTCCGGCCGCCAACATCTGTATGAACTGCCACGGCGTTATCAAAAAAGAGTCGCCCGAAATTCAGAAGATTTATACGGCTATTGAAGAAAATCGGCCAATTGAATGGGTTCGGGTTCATAACCTGCCTGATCTGGCTTACTTCAACCACGCACAGCACGTAAACGTTGGGAATGTAGCCTGTCAGACCTGCCACGGTGAAATTGAGAAGATGGAAGTGGTTGAAGCTCGTTCATCACTGACCATGGGCTGGTGTATTGATTGTCACCGCCGGACGGATGTGAACACGAAAGACAACGCTTACTACGACAAGCTGGTGGCGTTGCACCGGAAAGAAAGCAAAGAGCCGCTCAAAGTAGCTAACATTGGCGGCCTTGAATGTTCAAAATGTCACTATTAA
- a CDS encoding TAT-variant-translocated molybdopterin oxidoreductase, with amino-acid sequence MENTSKRYWKGLEELRNDATFVKNANSEFANPDLSESSNDLEEGLLGGSNTQRRDFLKVMGFGMAAVSLAACETPVHKAIPYINKPEFTFPSISDYYASTFVEGGDYVSVLVETREGRPIKIEGNPSSTISKGRTTARAQASVLSLYDIDKLKGPKRGDADIDWDTADREILSQLSSVAAKGGAIRIVSSTILSPATKAVIADFVAKYPTARHIMYDANSVFGIKQANQASFGKAVIPSYDFSKAQTIVSVGADFLGTWIAPIEYMGAYAKGRQVGAMAGGKKTMSRHYQFETGLSMTGANADYRTAIKPSQEGLVVAALYNKVAAKVGGGALSTPSVDVAHLDKAATDLANSRGKALVVSGSNDPNVQTIVNALNNLLGSYGTTIDINTPVNYRQGDDQQMNAFIDEIKGGRVGAAFFIAANPVYDHPRGAELAEALPKVQLSVSFADRADETASLAKYITPAPHYLECWGDAEPKQGYFSLMQPAITLIFKTRQYQSSLLKWAGKSADYQAYLKNYWRANHYSQASGFSSFDAFWVKCLNDGVLEPNAGAASAGGASFTGNIAQAAAAIAQRYKPTTGMELSLYEKVGVGSGAMANNPWLQELPDPVSKACWDNYACLSQKTAKEIGVAQNDMVTVTVNGKSVELPVLVQPGQADNTVSIAIGYGREKAGKSANGVGKNAFPLVSLTGGYATYASFSAKVEKASGSHEIAQTQTHETVMGRKAVLQETVLAAYQKNPKAGRYEPKVQTSEGPVNPTDITLWNGYGKPNHSWGMVIDLNSCIGCGTCVVACNAENNIQVVGRKEVLRRREMHWMRIDRYYSSDADVEDYTALEVASANPEVTFQPMLCQHCSNAPCETVCPVLATTHSTEGLNQMTYNRCIGTRYCANNCPYKVRRFNWFKYFDNDNFDYHFNNDLGKMVINPDVTVRSRGVIEKCSFCVQRIQEGKLTAKKERRRLAPDEIQTACAQSCPTNAIIFGDLNNPESTVSKVVMAEQEGRAFHVLEEINVRPQISYLTKIRNKDEEAKDNKNAKQETPA; translated from the coding sequence ATGGAAAATACATCTAAACGGTATTGGAAAGGGCTCGAGGAGTTACGCAACGACGCTACATTTGTTAAGAATGCCAACAGCGAATTTGCTAACCCCGACCTGAGCGAATCGTCGAATGACCTGGAAGAAGGTTTGCTCGGTGGCTCAAACACCCAACGCCGTGACTTTCTGAAAGTAATGGGATTTGGTATGGCTGCTGTGTCGCTGGCCGCCTGTGAAACGCCGGTTCATAAAGCCATCCCGTATATCAACAAACCGGAATTTACCTTCCCTTCAATTTCTGACTATTACGCATCCACCTTCGTAGAGGGTGGCGATTATGTTTCTGTTCTAGTAGAAACACGTGAAGGTCGGCCTATCAAAATAGAAGGTAATCCATCATCAACTATATCGAAAGGGAGGACAACTGCACGGGCTCAGGCTTCGGTGCTTTCGCTCTACGATATTGATAAACTAAAAGGTCCCAAACGTGGCGACGCTGATATCGACTGGGATACAGCCGACCGCGAAATCCTTAGTCAACTGAGTTCAGTAGCTGCGAAAGGTGGTGCTATTCGGATTGTTTCGTCTACGATTCTTAGCCCGGCTACCAAAGCCGTTATCGCTGATTTCGTAGCGAAATACCCAACCGCTCGTCATATCATGTACGATGCAAACTCAGTATTCGGAATCAAACAGGCTAATCAGGCTTCGTTTGGTAAGGCCGTTATTCCATCGTATGATTTCAGTAAGGCGCAAACCATCGTTAGCGTCGGTGCGGATTTCTTAGGAACATGGATTGCGCCTATCGAATACATGGGGGCTTATGCAAAAGGTCGTCAGGTTGGTGCTATGGCAGGTGGAAAGAAAACCATGTCGCGCCATTATCAATTTGAGACCGGCCTTTCGATGACGGGGGCTAATGCGGACTATCGTACAGCTATTAAGCCATCGCAGGAAGGGTTAGTTGTTGCAGCACTTTATAATAAGGTTGCGGCCAAAGTAGGCGGGGGGGCATTGAGCACACCATCAGTTGATGTCGCTCATCTGGACAAAGCCGCTACGGATCTGGCCAATTCACGTGGTAAAGCATTGGTTGTTTCAGGTTCGAACGATCCGAACGTTCAGACCATTGTCAATGCGCTGAATAATCTGTTGGGCAGCTATGGCACAACGATTGACATCAATACGCCGGTAAATTATCGCCAGGGTGACGATCAGCAGATGAATGCATTCATCGATGAAATCAAAGGTGGACGGGTTGGTGCAGCGTTCTTCATTGCTGCTAACCCTGTTTACGATCATCCTCGTGGTGCTGAATTGGCTGAAGCGTTACCCAAAGTTCAACTGTCTGTATCATTTGCTGACCGGGCCGACGAAACTGCATCATTAGCCAAATACATTACCCCTGCTCCACACTATCTGGAATGCTGGGGCGATGCTGAGCCAAAACAAGGCTACTTTAGCCTGATGCAGCCAGCGATCACACTAATCTTCAAAACTCGTCAGTATCAGTCAAGCCTATTGAAATGGGCGGGCAAATCAGCCGATTATCAGGCTTACCTGAAAAATTACTGGCGTGCTAATCACTATTCTCAGGCATCGGGCTTTAGTTCGTTCGACGCATTCTGGGTAAAATGTCTGAACGACGGTGTGTTGGAGCCAAATGCTGGAGCCGCTTCAGCAGGTGGTGCCTCCTTCACGGGAAACATAGCCCAAGCTGCAGCTGCCATTGCACAACGGTATAAGCCAACTACAGGTATGGAGCTGTCTCTCTACGAGAAAGTTGGTGTAGGTTCCGGCGCTATGGCTAACAACCCTTGGCTACAGGAGTTACCAGATCCCGTTTCGAAAGCTTGTTGGGATAACTACGCATGCCTTTCACAGAAAACGGCGAAAGAAATAGGCGTTGCTCAAAATGACATGGTAACCGTAACGGTTAACGGTAAGTCGGTCGAATTGCCTGTACTGGTGCAACCCGGACAAGCCGACAATACAGTGTCGATTGCGATTGGGTATGGTCGTGAGAAAGCTGGTAAATCAGCCAATGGCGTTGGTAAAAATGCTTTCCCATTGGTTAGCCTGACTGGCGGTTATGCTACCTATGCGTCTTTCAGCGCGAAAGTAGAAAAAGCCAGCGGTTCGCATGAAATTGCCCAAACGCAGACGCACGAGACTGTGATGGGTCGTAAGGCTGTTTTGCAGGAGACTGTTTTAGCGGCTTACCAAAAAAATCCGAAAGCTGGCCGGTACGAGCCCAAAGTACAAACCTCCGAAGGTCCGGTTAATCCAACCGACATTACTCTTTGGAATGGATATGGTAAGCCGAACCATTCATGGGGTATGGTTATTGACCTGAACTCCTGTATTGGTTGCGGCACTTGCGTAGTTGCTTGCAATGCTGAAAATAATATTCAGGTAGTTGGCCGGAAAGAAGTACTCCGTCGTCGTGAAATGCACTGGATGCGGATCGACCGATACTACAGTAGCGATGCTGATGTTGAAGACTACACTGCTTTGGAAGTGGCTTCGGCTAACCCGGAAGTAACCTTTCAGCCAATGCTTTGCCAGCACTGTAGCAATGCTCCCTGTGAAACGGTATGTCCAGTATTGGCAACGACGCACAGTACGGAAGGTCTGAACCAGATGACGTACAACCGTTGTATCGGTACTCGTTACTGTGCGAACAACTGTCCTTACAAAGTGCGACGGTTCAACTGGTTCAAGTACTTCGATAACGATAATTTCGATTATCATTTTAACAATGATCTGGGCAAAATGGTCATTAACCCAGACGTAACGGTTCGTTCGCGGGGGGTTATCGAGAAGTGTTCATTCTGCGTACAACGGATTCAGGAAGGTAAACTGACTGCTAAAAAAGAGCGTCGTCGGTTAGCGCCGGATGAAATTCAGACCGCTTGTGCACAGTCTTGCCCAACCAACGCTATTATCTTCGGTGATTTGAATAACCCAGAAAGTACCGTTTCGAAAGTGGTTATGGCCGAGCAGGAAGGACGAGCTTTCCACGTATTGGAAGAAATTAACGTGCGGCCGCAAATTTCGTACTTGACGAAAATTCGGAATAAGGACGAAGAGGCAAAAGATAACAAAAACGCGAAGCAGGAAACGCCTGCATAA
- the nrfD gene encoding NrfD/PsrC family molybdoenzyme membrane anchor subunit has translation MSHVTSAVRTPLVTGGKTYADVTEDISKQVEGNPTREWTIAFTIAVIVLTYGTACLFWTWWEGLGVWGLNKTVGWAWDITNFVWWVGIGHAGTLISAILLLFRQKWRTAVNRAAEAMTIFAVICAASFIMMHAGRPWVAYWCLPLPNTLGSLWVNFKSPLVWDVFAISTYFTVSLVFWYMGLIPDLATIRDRAKSKVSRYIYGAFAMGWNGSAKTWARYEYMSLILAGLSTPLVLSVHTIVSMDFATSVIPGWHTTIFPPYFVAGAIFSGFAMVQNLVLIIRVVFKLEDYITVEHIESMNKVITLTGSIVGVAYLTEFFIAWYSGVEFEAYAFINRATGPYWWAYWAMMTCNVITPQLFWSRAIRRSIVWTFVLSVVVNIGMWFERFVIIVTSLHRDYLPSSWAMFHPTLFDISDYIFSFGLFFTLFLLFSKFLPVVNMAEVKTIIKSSSEKLPVSVSGVAKGERVANPTFNKNVE, from the coding sequence ATGTCGCATGTTACATCAGCTGTAAGAACCCCTCTCGTTACCGGTGGCAAAACCTACGCCGACGTAACGGAGGATATTAGTAAGCAGGTTGAGGGCAATCCGACCCGTGAATGGACCATTGCCTTCACGATTGCGGTGATTGTTCTCACTTACGGAACAGCCTGTCTGTTCTGGACGTGGTGGGAAGGTCTGGGCGTTTGGGGGCTGAACAAAACCGTCGGCTGGGCCTGGGATATTACCAACTTCGTATGGTGGGTAGGTATCGGTCACGCAGGTACGCTGATCTCGGCTATTTTGTTACTGTTCCGTCAGAAGTGGCGGACGGCGGTAAACCGGGCGGCTGAAGCCATGACGATCTTCGCCGTTATTTGTGCGGCCAGCTTTATCATGATGCACGCTGGTCGGCCCTGGGTAGCTTACTGGTGTTTGCCACTGCCTAACACACTGGGTTCTCTCTGGGTTAACTTCAAATCACCGCTAGTTTGGGACGTATTTGCTATCAGTACCTACTTTACTGTATCGCTGGTATTCTGGTATATGGGTCTTATTCCTGATCTGGCTACCATTCGCGACCGCGCAAAAAGCAAAGTATCGCGCTATATCTACGGTGCTTTCGCGATGGGCTGGAATGGTTCAGCAAAAACCTGGGCTCGTTATGAATACATGAGCTTGATTCTGGCTGGTCTGTCTACACCCCTTGTACTGTCTGTACACACAATTGTAAGTATGGACTTTGCTACCTCGGTAATTCCAGGCTGGCACACAACTATCTTCCCGCCATACTTCGTTGCTGGTGCTATCTTCTCAGGCTTTGCCATGGTACAGAACCTGGTGCTTATCATCCGGGTTGTATTTAAACTGGAAGATTACATTACAGTTGAGCACATCGAATCAATGAATAAGGTCATTACCCTGACCGGTTCAATTGTAGGGGTAGCCTATCTGACAGAGTTCTTCATCGCCTGGTATTCGGGTGTTGAATTTGAAGCATATGCATTTATCAACCGGGCAACGGGGCCTTATTGGTGGGCTTATTGGGCCATGATGACATGTAACGTAATTACTCCCCAACTGTTCTGGTCGCGGGCTATTCGTCGGAGCATTGTCTGGACCTTTGTTCTGTCGGTTGTCGTAAACATTGGTATGTGGTTTGAGCGATTTGTAATTATCGTTACCTCGTTGCACCGCGATTACCTGCCATCAAGCTGGGCCATGTTCCACCCAACCTTGTTTGACATTAGTGATTACATTTTCTCGTTTGGTCTTTTCTTTACCTTATTCCTACTGTTCTCGAAATTCCTGCCAGTAGTAAACATGGCCGAAGTTAAAACCATTATCAAATCGTCGTCTGAGAAATTGCCGGTTTCGGTATCGGGCGTTGCGAAAGGTGAGCGCGTTGCAAATCCAACATTTAACAAAAACGTAGAGTAA
- a CDS encoding DUF3341 domain-containing protein, translating into MSDAHDNGKFLVGIFDDDDVVLQAVKEVKKAGVRIHEVYSPFPIHGLDVALGHPRTRLGIAAFLFGMTGTLCALALTFYTEGFDWPMIVGGKDSYSPIIYVPIFFELTVLICALGMVGTFLISNGMGPTVKPLMFDLRTTDNKFAMAIDLNQNNIGESDIEQILKKSGAAEVNVKQF; encoded by the coding sequence ATGTCAGACGCACACGATAACGGTAAATTCCTAGTCGGCATCTTCGACGATGATGATGTGGTTTTACAGGCCGTTAAAGAAGTTAAAAAAGCAGGTGTTCGGATTCATGAAGTCTATTCACCTTTCCCAATTCACGGATTAGACGTTGCGTTGGGTCACCCACGTACGCGCCTGGGTATTGCCGCCTTTTTGTTTGGTATGACCGGTACCCTCTGTGCGCTAGCCCTGACGTTTTATACTGAAGGTTTCGATTGGCCAATGATTGTCGGTGGGAAAGATTCGTACTCACCAATTATTTATGTACCAATCTTTTTTGAGTTAACAGTACTTATTTGTGCCTTGGGCATGGTAGGCACCTTCCTGATATCAAATGGAATGGGCCCAACGGTAAAGCCTCTTATGTTTGACCTTCGGACGACCGATAATAAATTTGCGATGGCAATCGACCTGAACCAAAATAATATCGGTGAAAGTGATATTGAGCAGATTCTGAAAAAATCAGGCGCTGCTGAAGTAAATGTTAAGCAGTTCTAA
- a CDS encoding c-type cytochrome — MITKHTSVTALAIIGLIITGTSCKRGHDNTGVEYAPQMYEAVGYEPYRQIRPNTINPQGLNMRLPARGTVARPNYHTKFGEGAEAKTDLMIYNIPADSIEIAERVLTNPIPETEQSLAEGKTLYTRYCSHCHGETGKGDGLVGKEYKGVPNYSSDALKTLNDGHIFHVITNGKGRMWPHGSQITPEDRWKIVQYVHKLQQG, encoded by the coding sequence ATGATTACTAAACATACAAGTGTAACCGCGCTGGCTATTATTGGACTGATCATTACAGGGACGTCCTGTAAAAGAGGCCACGATAATACAGGCGTTGAATATGCACCTCAAATGTATGAAGCGGTAGGTTATGAACCTTACCGTCAGATTCGGCCAAATACCATTAACCCTCAGGGACTGAACATGCGTCTGCCTGCTCGAGGAACAGTGGCTCGACCAAACTATCATACAAAATTTGGAGAAGGTGCTGAGGCCAAAACTGATTTAATGATTTATAATATTCCGGCTGACAGCATTGAGATTGCAGAGCGGGTACTGACCAACCCGATTCCGGAAACCGAACAGTCATTGGCCGAAGGCAAAACGTTATATACTCGTTACTGCAGCCACTGCCATGGTGAAACAGGAAAAGGTGATGGACTGGTCGGTAAAGAATATAAAGGGGTGCCAAACTATTCTTCAGATGCATTGAAGACACTGAATGATGGACACATCTTTCACGTAATTACAAACGGGAAAGGCCGTATGTGGCCGCATGGGTCGCAGATTACACCTGAAGATCGGTGGAAAATTGTACAATATGTACACAAATTACAACAAGGATAA